Proteins from one Ictidomys tridecemlineatus isolate mIctTri1 chromosome 14, mIctTri1.hap1, whole genome shotgun sequence genomic window:
- the LOC144370497 gene encoding LOW QUALITY PROTEIN: uncharacterized protein LOC144370497 (The sequence of the model RefSeq protein was modified relative to this genomic sequence to represent the inferred CDS: inserted 1 base in 1 codon; substituted 1 base at 1 genomic stop codon) translates to MGNTLTTPLSLTLDHWQDVQKRANNLSVTVKKKKWKTLCASEWPTFNTSWPPEGTFNIDSILQVKSRIFIQGPQGHPDQIPYIITWEDLASTPPSWVAPFSPPKSPSSSSPLEPSAPLLPVPPLLPPQTSQLYPVLDKSETSTKPGATPKKVLPPEDSALIDLLADEPPPYQPQPLPALGSNPPSSEEEEDDQEGPTASAPPDPSPMVGQLRGRRDHTAPGDTSRVLPLRQMGGPNGQYQYWPFSASDLYNWKTHNPSFAKDPVALTSLIKSILVTHQPXEKQKVLLEARKNVPGDDGRPTQLPNLINEAFPLTRPNWDYTTEAGRNHLRLYRQLLIAGLQGAGRRPINLAQVRQTIQGAEESPTAFLERLKEAYRRFTPFDPDSEDQKENVSMTFIWQSAPDIRTKLQRLDNLQDFSLTDLLKEAEKIFNKRETPEEQKNRIRKMQEERDLKLREESDKRERESDRKRNRELSKILATVVQAGRQGDKVSQDRERSRPHVDRDQCAYCKEKGHWVKDCPKRPPNPRRGANRASQLLALDEDXRSQGQELPPEPRVTLQVGEQPVTFLVDTGAQHSVLTQAPGPISHRTTWVQGATGNKPYRWTTEREVHLATGKVSHSFLHVPDCPYPLLGRDLLTKLRAQIYFKDGGVSITGPNQTPLHVLTFKLEDEYKLFDKSSLPIKNMDYWLSSYPEAWAETGGMGIAKQQPPIVIQLKATATPINIKQYPMSREAYQGIKPHIKRLLDQGILTSCRSPWNTPLLPVKKPGTNDYRPVQDLREVNKRVEDIHPTVPNPYNLLSTLPPTHTWYTVLDLKDAFFCLRLSPQSQALFAFEWKDPEERVSGQLTWTRLPQGFKNSPTLFDEALHQDLAEFRVRHPSLIMLQYVDDILLAATSKEDCLTGTKELLQTLGLLGYRASAKKAQICQTKVTYLGYELYDGRRWLTAARKETISNIPTPQSPKQLREFLGTAGFCRLWIPGFAEIAAPLYPLTKPGISFTWTEEHQLAFEQIKLALLSAPALGLPDITKPFDLFIDEKQGYAKGVLTQKLGPWRRPIAYLSKKLDPVAAGWPPCLRMIAAVALLIKDATKLTLGQPLTLLTPHAIETIIRQPPDRWMSNARLTHYQSLLLDTDRIQFGPLVTLNPATLLPLPEKADPHNCQQILAETQGTRPDLTDQPMKDAELVWYTDGSSYLLNGERRAGAAITTESEVIWASALPGGTSAQRAELIALTQALKLAEGKKLNVYTDSRYAFATAHIHGEIYKRQGLLTSEGKEIKNKTEILALLKALFLPKKLSIMHCPGHQKKDTPEAKGNRLADETAKKAALGPQLLIMTLLPQQVDPPHANHEEQWVYEDKDLNVIQRLGATYSPEDNTWKYQGKTIMPLKDAKQLVKSLHRLTHLGAKKIKELLDRGEGTLYLPNRDQLLRQTAENCQACAQVNAGKNKIGIGIRIKGHKPGTHWEIDFTEIKPDSFACLAAGSERGLEAFSRSIQRGT, encoded by the exons ATGGGGAACACCCTAACTACCCCTTTGAGCCTTACTCTAGATCATTGGCAGGACGTCCAAAAGCGCGCAAACAACTTGTCCGTGACggtcaaaaagaagaaatggaaaactctctgtgcctcagaatggcctACATTCAATACCAGCTGGCCTCCTGAAGGAACCTTTAACATTGATTCTATCTTACAGGTGAAGTCTCGAATCTTCATCCAAGGTCCTCAGGGACACCCTGATCAAATACCCTATATTATTACTTGGGAAGATTTAGCTTCCACGCCACCCTCCTGGGtagctcctttctctcctcctaagtctccttcttcttcttctcccctcgAGCCCTCTGCCCCTCTCCTTCCAGTTCCTCCTCTTCTACCCCCTCAAacctcccaactttaccctgttcTCGACAAATCTGAAACTTCAACTAAGCCAGGGGCAACACCAAAGAAGGTTTTGCCACCAGAAGACTCAGCCCTAATTGACCTGCTAGCTGATGAGCCTCCTCCTTATCAGCCCCAGCCCTTACCAGCCCTTGGGTCCAATCCACCTTCCtcggaggaagaagaagatgacCAAGAGGGTCCAACAGCCAGTGCTCCCCCAGATCCATCCCCCATGGTGGGACAGCTCCGAGGACGACGGGATCACACTGCACCAGGGGACACTTCTAGAGTTCTCCCCCTGCGGCAAATGGGGGGTCCCAATGGCCAATATCAGTATTGGCCATTCTCAGCCTCTGACCTTTATAACTGGAAAACTCATAATCCTTCCTTTGCTAAAGACCCTGTAGCTTTAACCTCTCTGATTAAATCTATTCTAGTGACTCACCAGC aggagaaacaaaaagttctttTGGAAGCTCGCAAAAATGTACCAGGGGATGATGGGCGACCTACCCAACTCCCAAATTTGATTAACGAGGCTTTTCCTTTAACCCGGCCAAACTGGGACTATACCACTGAAGCAGGTAGGAACCACCTACGTCTCTATCGCCAGTTACTCATAGCGGGTCTCCAAGGAGCAGGGCGTCGGCCCATTAATTTGGCCCAGGTAAGACAAACTATTCAGGGGGCAGAGGAGAGCCCAACAGCATTTTTAGAAAGACTAAAGGAGGCATATCGGAGGTTCACACCCTTCGATCCTGATAGTGAGGATCAGAAAGAAAATGTCTCTATGACATTTATTTGGCAATCTGCCCCAGACATCAGAACTAAGTTGCAAAGACTGGATAATTTGCAGGATTTCTCTCTAACAGATTTgctgaaggaagcagaaaagatatttaacaagAGAGAAACTCCAGAGGAACAAAAGAATAGAATCAGGAAGATGCAAGAAGAACGAGACCTTAAGCTTAGAGAAGAGTCagacaaaagggaaagagaaagtgatcGAAAGCGTAACAGGGAACTAAGCAAAATATTGGCCACTGTAGTTCAGGCAGGACGTCAGGGAGACAAAGTAAGTCAGGACAGGGAACGGAGCAGACCCCATGTAGACCGAGACCAATGTGCCTACTGTAAGGAAAAAGGACACTGGGTAAAAGACTGCCCAAAGAGACCCCCCAACCCTAGAAGAGGTGCAAATCGGGCCTCGCAGTTACTAGCATTAGATGAAGACTGAAGGAGTCAGGGCCAGGAGCTCCCCCCTGAGCCCCGGGTAACCCTACAAGTAGGGGAGCAACCTGTAACCTTCCTAGTGGATACGGGAGCCCAACACTCAGTGCTGACGCAAGCACCAGGACCCATAAGCCACAGAACAACATGGGTCCAAGGTGCCACCGGGAACAAACCATACCGATGGACTACCGAAAGAGAAGTACACCTTGCCACAGGTAAGGTTTCTCATTCGTTTCTACATGTGCCTGATTGTCCGTATCCACTACTAGGAAGAGACCTGTTAACCAAATTGAGGGCCCAAATTTATTTCAAGGACGGGGGTGTCTCTATTACCGGGCCAAACCAGACCCCCTTGCATGTATTGACTTTCAAACTAGAAGATGAATACAAACTTTTTGATAAGTCCTCACTACCTATTAAAAACATGGACTATTGGCTTAGTTCCTACCCGGAGGCCTGGGCAGAAactggaggaatgggaatagCTAAACAACAACCTCCCATAGTCATACAGCTAAAAGCCACTGCAACTcctattaatattaaacaatatcctatGTCAAGGGAGGCCTACCAAGGCATCAAGCCGCATATCAAACGCCTCCTAGATCAAGGCATTCTAACATCTTGCCGGTCGCCCTGGAACACCCCGCTGCTACCGGTCAAAAAGCCAGGGACTAATGATTATCGACCGGTTCAGGACTTAAGGGAAGTTAACAAAAGGGTAGAAgacattcaccccacagtgcCAAATCCCTACAATCTCCTCAGCACCTTGCCTCCGACCCATACCTGGTATACTGTTTTGGACCTAAAAGATGCCTTTTTCTGCCTAAGACTGTCTCCCCAAAGTCAGGCCCTTTTTGCATTCGAATGGAAAGATCCCGAGGAAAGGGTTTCTGGACAGCTGACTTGGACGAGACTACcacaaggatttaaaaacagcccaACGCTCTTTGATGAGGCTCTGCACCAGGACTTGGCTGAATTTCGGGTAAGACACCCTTCCTTAATTATGCTTCAATATGTGGATGATATCTTGTTGGCTGCAACCTCCAAAGAAGACTGCCTAACAGGTACGAAAGAATTGTTGCAAACCTTGGGACTACTGGGGTACAGGGCATCAGCAAAGAAGGCCCAAATCTGTCAGACAAAGGTTACCTATCTTGGCTATGAACTTTACGATGGTCGGCGCTGGCTGACAGCTGCCAGGAAAGAGACTATCTCAAATATACCAACTCCCCAGAGTCCCAAGCAGCTGCGGGAGTTTCTAGGAACCGCAGGTTTCTGCAGACTCTGGATTCCTGGGTTTGCTGAGATAGCAGCCCCCTTGTATCCACTGACTAAACCAGGTATCtcctttacctggactgaggAACATCAATTGGCATTTGAACAAATTAAATTGGCTCTTTTATCGGCCCCCGCCTTAGGTCTGCCAGACATTACCAAGCCTTTTGATCTGTTTATAGATGAAAAACAGGGTTATGCAAAAGGGGTTCTAACCCAAAAACTGGGACCCTGGAGGCGCCCTATAGCCTACCTGTCAAAGAAATTGGATCCAGTGGCAGCCGGATGGCCACCTTGCCTCCGGATGATAGCAGCTGTGGCTCTTCTGATTAAGGATGCCACCAAACTGACTTTGGGACAGCCATTAACCCTATTAACCCCTCATGCCATTGAAACCATAATTCGCCAGCCACCCGACCGCTGGATGTCAAATGCCCGGCTCACCCATTACCAGTCTTTGTTATTGGATACTGACCGGATCCAGTTCGGCCCCTTGGTGACATTAAATCCAGCAACCCTCCTGCCGCTCCCGGAAAAAGCAGATCCTCACAACTGCCAGCAGATTCTTGCAGAAACACAGGGGACCCGGCCAGACCTCACAGACCAACCAATGAAGGATGCAGAGCTAGTCTGGTATACAGATGGAAGCAGTTATCTGCTCAATGGAGAACGACGAGCAGGAGCGGCCATCACCACTGAATCTGAGGTAATATGGGCGAGTGCGCTTCCGGGCGGGACGTCAGCTCAGCGGGCAGAACTGATAGCTCTGACTCAAGCCTTAAAGCTGGCAGAGGGGAAAAAGCTAAATGTATACACAGACAGCAGATATGCTTTTGCCACTGCTCATATACATGGGGAAATTTACAAGCGCCAAGGATTACTAacctcagaaggaaaagaaatcaaaaataagactgaaatatTAGCTTTACTTAAAGCTTTATTTTTGCCTAAGAAATTAAGTATCATGCATTGTCCCGGCCATCAGAAAAAAGACACTCCAGAGGCCAAAGGGAACAGATTAGCAGATGAGACAGCCAAGAAAGCAGCTCTAGGGCCACAGCTCTTAATAATGACTCTATTGCCCCAACAAGTAGACCCACCGCATGCTAACCACGAAGAACAATGGGTCTATGAAGACAAGGACTTAAATGTCATACAGAGACTGGGGGCTACCTACAGCCCAGAGGACAATACCTGGAAATATCAAGGAAAGACTATCATGCCCCTTAAAGATGCAAAACAACTAGTGAAGTCCCTACACAGACTCACACACCTTGGagctaaaaagataaaagaacttTTAGACCGCGGGGAAGGTACTTTATATCTCCCAAACAGGGATCAACTTCTTCGCCAGACAGCAGAAAATTGTCAAGCATGTGCCCAGGTAAATGCTGGTAAAAACAAGATTGGAATCGGAATTCGAATAAAAGGGCATAAACCTGGAACCCATTGGGAAATAGACTTTACTGAAATCAAACCAG ACTCATTTGCGTGCCTTGCAGCTGGTTCAGAACGAGGTCTGGAAGCCTTTAGCCGCAGCATACAAAGAGGAACTTAA